The window AGAAGGATGTTCAAGCAGCTATTGCTCAAGCTGGGCTCACTGCAGCCTTTCTTTCCTCATTTATGTCTTCTTAATCACTTGGTAAATGCAGTTGTTTCAgggttggtggttttttccccttaccCTCTCCATGCACACATCCCTTTCAAAGAAAACCTTGGTGGGCTCTGGTGTCTGAGTTTCTTTCTCCAAGAGCTCTCACACCTCTGACTGATGCCTTTAATGCTGCTCTCTCTGGAAGGGGATGAATTTGATGCAGGGCACCTGACTCTAGACTGCAGGATATAAGCATTCTCAGGAATTTGGTGGGAATGCTACTTGGCCTGGCTCCCATGAGCCAGCTGCAACCTGAGCTgtccctctctccttctcttcctccctcacACCTGACTTGGGGCACtctgctcccattcccagcacaggtgggagatggagctgctcATAGCAAAGCCCTTTGCTGAAGGTGTGTGTGGGATACAGCCAGAGCACCGTGGTTAGCATTTGGTCCCATGGTGGTGCTGCTCAAAATGGCCCAGGATAGGAATGGGGGTGAAGTGAGGGTGCTGAACTTGTTCCCTCTGCATCCAGATGGGGCTGGTGTTTCTGGCCAGGTAGAAATTACACCCCATGAGTAGAGGTTGTTGTGAGTGCTGTTGTGAGGATGAAAATCCTCATCAAAAAGGAGCTGAAGACACCAGCTGTCCCCAAAGTGGTCCCAGTCTTCTGTAGCTCTGGTTTCAGGGAGAGTTTGAGTTAGCATATTAACACCTGGGGAGGTCTCCTCTGAAACTACTACAAAGCAAGGGATGGGAGGTGTATAGACAGGCTGGCAAGTTCTGTCTGTCCTTCTCCTCATGGATAATTTGTATTTCTGATTGAAGTGTATTGTACCAGTGATTTAATTGAAGACTGTATTTGTTGTTTTCTAGGTTGCATGAGGAATTAAAGATGGCGAAAAGTGATGATTGCATGCACATCTTGCAGGGTCTGTTAGTCTTTGGGAATGTGGTCATTGGGGTAAGTGAAGTGGAACAAGAATGGGTGGAGGCTTCCTTCCAGTATGACACTTCTTAAAACAGCCGTTCTCCCTCTTCACTTGTGAAATCCACACATACATGGTCCAGTAAAGCATGAGAGAAGAGGATAAGGAGAGCTGTCCTAATGATCAGTTGGGTGGGAAAGGGACAGCAGGGGCAGATCCTCAATACCAAGATGAGTGCTAGGGGAAAAGCCTTAGAACTGTCAGAAGGAGCAGACCAACATTTTTCCAGCCACCTCCCTCCTTTAGTAATGGAAGATTCTGTTCATTCTTTCTTAACATCCTCAAGTCCTGGGCCTGACCTCTCAGATCGAGGCTGGGTGAGATTTGCCTGCAATTCTTCTGTGAAGTCCCAATACAAGAGATTGTagagctgggcagagggagctgggtaGCTCCCACTTGGCAGGAAGTTGAATTAAAGGAAAGCAGCCTACACCTGTTTCTGTCTTTGCTATTTCTTTGGGGAACCTTGAGCTAATGGGTTTCTTGTGcttcccagatgtgtggcatTGCCCTGACAGCAGAGTGTATCTACGTTGTGTCCAACCCCCATGGTGCCTACCCTCTGCTGAAAGCCACAGAAAGCAGTGGCATCTACGCTGCTGCCTGGATTGGCATCTTTGTTGGCCTTGCACTCTTTGCCCTGTCTATCCTTGGTATCATTGGAGTCATCAAGGCCAGCAGGACCTTGCTGTTGGTGGTAAGTATAGCAAAATTTACCTTCCTACTGCTGCCAAACTGAACAAACACTGCCTTGGTGTCCTGGTCACCTTGGGAAACAACCAATGAGCAAAGACAGCTTTTATACTGATAAGGAGCCAAAGGTTCTTCTTGGTCATGGCTGTGGTGTCCCAGAAGGTGACTCCTGTGAAGACTCATGCCCAAGAAGCTCCTGAACCAGGCTGAGGGAATAAATGGAGATAATCACAGTGAAGGTTTGACTGGCTTGACCCTGACCTTGCTCTGAAGcaatgcaggagcacttgcGCAATCCCATGTAGCTGGGATGTGGTTTAGATCCTTGTTTCTCCCCACCCCTTACTGCTTTTCAGCTGTCATGCACTATTCAGTTTAGAAGCTGATAAGTAATGACTTCTGTACAAGGCATTAGTGAGTGTCAGGATACCAAATATGGGTGCAATGAAAAACATAAGACATCAGTAGGCAGGCAAAAATTacaggggtggggacagagcTTTGGATAAGCCAAAGACAAGGTTAAGATGTGGACAAATCTCAGTACAATGTCTTACTTAGTCATTTAGTATGGCAGTGGCAAAACTTAATTGGTGTTTGCATTAACCAAGGGTAGGGATGAAAACTCTGAAATGAGATCTCTTGTGGATTCCTGTGGGGTTGCAGGGTGTCTGTTTTAGACAAGAAGAACTCAGAGATCTGAACTCTTGAGCCAGGGAATATGCCAGAAAACAGCTGAGGAAACAGAATTCCCTTAACTCTGAATTTTGGTGCCTCAGCTGAAACCCAAGGTTCTGGTTTAGGATTTATGAGAGGATACAGGGGACAGAAACTGAggtaaataggaaaaaaatgctttaaatcaGAGAAGAACATTATATAATGTGGGAGGAGGAACAGATCCATATGAGAACTCCAAACAAAAAGTGGAAACTGTCAAAGGGATTATactggaaagagaaacaaaagagcGAAAGAGACGATGAGAGGTGACCCCTGTAATCTGTTTTCATGAAGGATCTTTGCTCACAATGTAGGAGTGTTCAGGAAATCTGATGATGAAAATCAGGGTGATCTGAATGATGCCCTAAGCTGCAccttccctttccccaaaaTACAATTCTCTCCTGCCAGGAGTGAACAGCTTCCTGCTGAAAAGCTTAGAGCTGGTAAGTGGAAGTGAAAGGAGGACACATGACACAAACATAGGTTGCCAATGAGACACAACAAAGAAAAGGACAATGTATTTTCTGTGGAGGCAGGGTAGTCTTAATGCCATGAGGTTCTGATGAAATCTTGTCTGTGAGATGGAGAACAATTCCAATCATTCACCTTCAAGAAAGCAGATTGCAAATTGGAGCAAGCACTGGGAAGGGCTATGAGATCATTCAGGTTGGGTGAGAGGGAATACAATAGCCTGGCCACCTTTGCATCAAGCAGGGTTTCTGGCTTAATcttgaaaaaaatgctgaactGTTTCTCCAAGAACCTATTCTGCTCTCTTTCTCCCACAGTACATCATCCTGATGCTGATcacttttgcatttgaaatgGCTTCTAGCATCACAGCAGCAACCAACCAAGACTCAGTGAGTATTTCTCTTCTCATGTATTCTTTTAACTTTGCTGAGAAACACAAGTTCTAGGGCACACTGTCACCCTGTTCAGTGCAGTAAATATGATAATACAGTGTAAACTCACAGGATTACTGCTGAGCAGAAGACAATCCCACAAGAAAAAACTCCAACATCATTATTCTAATCAAAGAAATAGCTTTGTTGTTTCGAACatagttttgttatttttaacattttaaaatgtttaacaCCTTGTGGTTGAGGAAATAATAGTGTGGGTTAGTTGGATCATCAATAGAGTGTTTAGTCTTTCAGCTACCCACTGATTAATCTATCatacacagagaagaaaatcttCAGCTTTGCCCCAGGCAGTGTTACTAGTGAGGGAAAGATTACATGGATTATTGGAGATACTGTGGGGAGGGAAATTATCTGTGGTGCTTTAGTTCCAACATACCAAATGCAATCCATAGCTTCTGCACAGCTCTTGTGATATACATCTAGTAGTGCCTGCTTGAGATCTtcatctttgctgctgctgctcctcaaaTCCTGCTCTTTATTCTCATGTGTAAAACCAGAGGGAAAGCaacattcctgctctccagcaggactctgaaacaagaaaacaaaccctcCCCAAATAACCTTGGATTTGCTTTAAATGGCCACTTATTTACAtagtttctgcatttttctctgttgttgtttttttttttttgtagctgaCTCCAAATGTCTTCCTGAAGCAAATGCTGGAGAGATATCAGAAGTCAGAGCCAAACAATAACAGTGATGATGAGGTCACAAAGACATGGGATGAACTCATGCGTCAggtaaaaacactgaaaagtcACTAATTACTAAATGCTCTGCAAGCCTGGAATTTCAATCCTCCTTGGGGCTGATGGATAATAAAGAGGATGGCATCTGCCTTGAACTTTAAAGAAAGTTCTGGCACACTCCCCCTTTAGCTCGTTTATCAGACAGCCAACTGTCAAAGGCAGGCACTTCAGAAATCTCCCCCATAAATCTGTGATTAATGCCTAACCAGTGTGCTGACacgtgcagggctgtgccctgcgCCCACAGAGACCTTTCccttgtgtgtccctgcagaacCACTGCTGTGGGGTGAACGGCCCCTCCGACTGGCAGAACTACACGTCTGCCTTCCGCAGCACGCACAGCGACGCCGACTACCCCTGGCCACGGGCGTGCTGCGTGCTGGATGCAAAAGGGCTCCCTGTCAACCTCGATGGCTGCAAACTCGGAGTGTCTGGCTACTACAACAGCAATGTAAGATcatctctgctttttcctcttaGCGTACATCAGTGCCTtgctggaagggaaagaaaCCTTTTGCCTTCACAGCAAGCTACAGGtgttcagaagctttctggagGAGAAGAAATGCCTGCAGAGTCCTGGCCATGTTGCTGAACAggacaggaattttttttaggatAATGTCTTTCCTGATGGAGAGAAAAATCTCCCAAGCCACTAGTAAGAATTGACATCTCTAACATGTAGATGGACAGTAGCTAAATCAAACTTAGCCCAAAGATGAGAGTATACAATATGAGTAGGCAAATCAGCAGTTCTCCTCCTCAAGGAACAACTTTTCAGTAGACCATCATGTCCTATTCACTAGGCTGCTGAGTCATGAGCATCAGCTTCTGCACTAGCTTGCATTTCTAGAAGGCATTCAAGCTTTCAAATTTTCTTGACGCTTCTTGATTCTGGAGGTCAATTCTGTGTCAGCTGTGTTTGGTTATCTAAGTGTACTTGGCAAGTGATGGCACATCAAGTTGTCCTTGAAGTGTTTGAGATGGGTCTACTTTGTATTTGGAGCCAGAAACAGGTGGGTTATCTACAAGTTGTCAATAAGCAGTGTAGCTCTGGCTTGGTTTTTGAGGCCCTCTGAGCTACCCAAATcgcagcaggagaggagcatgCCACCATGGCACCTCAGCCTCTCTGGGGGTGGATATGTTTGTCACCTTACAGTGCAGGCTCATGGCTGGTGTTGAGTCATCCCTGTTGTCTTTCAGGGTTGTTACGATGCTATGTCTGGGCCAGTGAATGCACATGCCTGGGGTGTTGCCTGGTTTGGCTTTGCCATCCTCTGCTGGACTGTAAGTACTTAATATTTGCctttatttcctcttctcttttcttgctATTCCACACCCAGCTGGGTGGATGACAGCACTGACGCATTTAAAATGTCCATAGATTATCGTCATTCATTCATCACAAATCTGCCTGTAGCCTGCTCCACAAGGGCTACATTTACAAGTTCCCCTCCACTCTGGCTTCCAGAGGTGGGGAATTAGATGGCCTTCCAGCCTGCTATGGCCTGCTGCTACCTGCTGCCATCTCAGCAACACAACACAGGAAACACAGCTTGCAGATGCTTCTTTGTGAAGGGTATTGGATCATCAAGATAGCTAATTGAGCTAGTAGTTTGAAGATTTTGTATGAATGTATTCAGTACTCAGGCTTCAGCAGCTTCATGGCAATCCCCAGTGAGCAGAGTGATAGCCAAACAGTTACAGCTGCAAGTATCTTCTTTCTTTACTGTGTAGCTTCTGTGCAGACAAAAAACTTTTAAGATCCTCTGCCTGAACAGGCTTTGATTTTCAAGAATTTCTTTTACTCTCTTCTACCAGTAGGACtaaatggggctgggggaggggtGGAGAGCAGGAAATGGGGGGCAGAGAAACTTAACAGTGTTGTCATTTCAGTTCTGCGTCCTCCTTGGCACCATGTTCTACTGGAGTGGAATTGAATACTGAAGGCCTGCTGTCCTCAGTGCTGTCCTGAAGAGCCATGTGAAACTGCATTTGTTTGTCTCCCACTCCATTCTCCTCAGGCCATGGAGGATTTGAAGTTTTCCCACTACCTCTCCTGCATATACTTTTGCCCCTCCAAAAACTCGACACAAAGAAGTGACGACTTCTGCAGGAAAGAATCTTCTTGTCCCTGCCTTTGCCCCTTGTTCTGCAGTCTTAATGCCTCCTGCCTGAAGCACAATCCTTCTTTCACTGTGCAAGAAATCCTGGAGCATAAGATGAGGAGAAAAAGTGATCTGCTTTGTTCTCTGATgacatcagaaaagaaaatgtccaTTTACACTTGGTCCAGAAAAATGTCTCTCTAAAATTAGTTTGAATGTAAATTATAATACTCCAGCAAGGGGTATGGGAGCAAAACTGTAACCTCCTGTGACCAATAAGGGCAGATGCTGCAAGGGAAAAACTGCATATTCTACTGATCAACTTCTCTTGCTGGTCTCTGTCACCCTTGCCTTCGAATAAGGCAAATTCTCTGAGCATTTAAGTATGTCAGCAATAAAAACATCACAGATAGACAGTCTGTTGCTAGTCAAGCCCAAGAAAAGGCTAGCTCACTCCTCAGCACTATGCTGCCTATATGCAAGCCTACCTCCTGCCACTGACGAAACTACTGCATGTGCTCCTACCTTCTGAAGTGCCAGTCCAGGAAAAGCTCCACCTGCTAACAAGCAGCTCCTTCAAAAAAGCTGTTCTCTACTTTGCACAAGATTTCATACATCTACGGGCCAGAATTTGTGCAGAACACAGGGGGTTCTCTGCTGTAGTTGCCTTTGCAAATGTGGCTGTTCCATGCTCCTGGTTTATTGTGCTTTTTGCTTTAGCTACCTGTGTGTAAATGGTCACACTCCCTGTGTCATTCCCCTTCCACATCCCTGGATCAGGTAGGACAAATGGCAAATAATGGCAGTGAGTAACTCTTGAGAAAAAATGCAAGCAAGGAGCTAACTGAACCAAACCCAGTCCTTGCATCAGCACTTGCTGTTTCCACTCAGTTGAATAAAGGCTGCTTACTTTGGCCCAGACTGAGCTGGTGTCTTTCCTAGTGAATGCTTCAGTAGTTAATGTATTGTGAGAAATTTGCTCCTCTGTAGAGTGTTTTAAGGTGAAGCGTCTTCCACAGATGTACTGGTTCATGTCCTGATGCTTGCCATCTGCCTTGATTCTTTGTTTTTGTATATTCACCAAAAtactaattaaaaagaaatggaagtgaattttttctcttgttcaaGATTGTGTctttgggaagggaaaacaaTGAAGGTCTGTGTCTGGGACATGTTGGACAGGGCAATGACAGGCTGTAACACCCTGCAACAGCAGAAACTCAGTAGCCAAATAATTCCTTGCCAGAgtgatgaggaagaggaggaggcacaTATAAGGGTGAAGAGATGAGGAAGAAAGGTTGGGTCCCTGCAACACAGAAGGAGCTTTCTGTATGACTGTGCCTTCAGAGCTGACAATCCTCACGGACCAGCCACTCCCCTGGTTCAGTGGTGTGGTGACTGTCTTGGAGACCCTGGACTCTGAGAAATTCCACAAGGAAATTAGTCTTCAGCACTTTTGTTGTGAGACTTGAGTCATGGATTGACCATGCAGATCATGTATGTCAGCGGTTAAGGTGTGGTTTTCAAAGGGGTGAGGGGGAGGCTTGGTGGTAGTGATGCCTTaggttttagctttcatatttttctgattctgtactgctttagtgtgtagcAGTTCTGAACTCCATATTAAGGGACAGTAAgatctcttcacagagtaggtagacaaaacaattccttttccagcttgGGACCGAGAACAACCGACCCaaatttcaggcccaagagcataaacaacagtggactgaagagagaaaaacaagatgggacttataacctaaaactatagctggacaattaactccaatatgcaaacGGatcagaacttataaaagtgagagaccccgtGACTGATCATCCGTTTTTGTGACTATTTTaggttcatcttgggtgtagtgctggctgggctcttgtactgccctATGtgcatccattgaggccttttaataaacacctactttattctttaactccatctagcctctgttctaggtcagcctaCACAAGGCATCAGCAGAGTTGGGTGTTTTTATGTTTATCCTGCTGAAAGCTACAGTAAAACCTAAATGTAAAGAAATCTAAAGAGAATCAGCATTTACCAAAGTCAGGGAGCAATGGCAAAGACTAGGTTCTCTGCTACTGGCCAGAAACTGCAAATTCCTGCCAACTGcaacagcagagaggagaaaaatggagcaggaaggacacagcaggcacagagacTCTGTCCTCGCTCAGCCAAACACCTCGAATAACCCTTGGTCGTGGATAGGTGCCCGCCTGCATAAGGGCCTCTTTCTTGAGTTTTTTCCTGAAACTcaagcagctctgcaaatgGGTGAAACAACTGGCTCTGGGACCTTCCAGAGGCCAGCAAggccttctgaacatggatgTCACTGGACATTCTGCCTGGTGAAAACTGTAGGACCACAGAAGCTGGTAAgatcaaatattattttcctcctctggtCTTTTGCTCCATTTAAGTGTGGTATGATTACAGCATTGCATTTAGTATAGAGGAAAGCACTGCAGGATtttgaaggagaagagaaactAGCAATACTTTAAATAGACTGTTGCAGTATTAACTGCTCCAACCAGTTGCAAATGATACCATTGACCTATTACATAAATGGCAGCTCAAGTCAATTCAGTTTGGGTTCTTcaaatttgctttctgcttcttAAGCTTTCCCTCCCATTGCACTTGATGACTTGTgtactaaaaaataaaagctgtgacCAAGTAAACCAGGCAATAGTGGATCTGCGCAGAATGCCAAACATGCCACAGTGCAACCAGAAAACCCCAGGTTTATCTGCCTGAACTAAGGGGGAAAGAGACAATTGGACTGATGACAGAATGATGTTGATCAGGTCATGAAAAATCCtgctgaaaaatcagaaaaatctgTGCTTCTGAAGGTTTATTCCAGCCTCTGAAATTACCTGATGTGCCAGGGAAAGGGTGAGGAAGGGATGGAGTCTGAGACAGGAACGGTGGTGACCAGGCTTAGGTGTCAGCTGAGACTTGTGAAAAAACCCTGGTCATTCTCAGCTGTTTGGATTGCTTCCTGAAGGCATGGGTGTATGTGGGCTTCAGAGCAGGCAGTATGCATGTGTGCATGAGAACTGCTGCACTAAGACATCCTGCCAACACaggatgaagggaaaaaatgctgcAGGTGAAAGTCATTTGGTTTGTTTGCAGATTTGCTCTGTGTCTTCATTCTCTACAGGTGTGAATATTCACAGTTCTCTCGTGACAATAAAAGCACACTTCAATTCTCTCATGGAGCTACCAAATGTATTTTTAGATTATTAACTTACTGCAATACTCCCAGCTCTGAGAAATCAAGAGTCTCATTGAGAAGCACCCTCTGTTCATAGCTGATGGAGTGCTGTGTCCTCCAATCCAAAGAGAATCCCAAATGCTGccctcccacacacacagaaatgtgaCCTGGTGTTTTTCACACTGCTGAATGTTTGTTGCTGGCAGTACTGAAGGTGTCTGTTGCTTCAGGCAATGAGGCATTGTGGGGCTGCCTTTGTGTACTTTGTGCTTCAACCCCCATTTTTCCAAGttttcctgccccttcctcctttcccctcacTTCTTCTGCATGAGACCTCTTTGCACAGACCCTTTCAGGCCCCgtttttatttactttgctGGTTTATGTATGACATAAAATGGCCATTATGTGCCATACTTACATCTGGCTACCCACCTCACTGGGAAAGCTAGGAACCAGGCTGACAGCTGCGTTCTGTACCTTCTGACCTGGATGATTTATTCCCTTTCCCGCTCACTGCCCTGGCATCTTAGTTTTTCACATTCCTCCCAACAGGGACTCAAGTCAAGCAAATGTTTATTGGGACCAATGACCTAAAACTAGCTCCTAAATGaatcctcctccttctcccaacccttggcagccctgccctccttgGCAACTGGGAAATCCCCTGTCACGTGTGGTATGCTGGGAACCTCCTGCAAGAGCGCTCCTGCCATCTCAGGCATCTTTCGGAGATCCTGCTTTGGGAGGAGCGGGTTGTGACTGCTGAGGGCTGATCCTCAACAGGAAAAAAGGTGAGGGCGTTTCTGCCCTGCTTCTGAGGTGAAATTACATCACGGGCAAGGTCATGTGCAGTTCTTGCACGATCACCAGTTGAGATAAACCCTGCAGGAGAGACAAGGGATGAGCAGTGAGCTGCTCTGGCTAcgcagggctgctgctcactgTGAGCCAATGCAGGacttccctgtttttcccaaaGCAATGCTCACCTTTAGCAGGGTACTGTGGCTGGCACAGAGGCTGGAGACTGTGAATCCAATTCACCCTGTAAATAGTCAGCCTAGTCCTTTTATACTGTCTGACTCTTGATATTTAAAGTAAATTAtctcacagtgaaaaaaaaagaaaaaaaaaaaaagcagcatgtgAGCactattttttctgatttcttcttCCCTatgaaggaagaggaaaataaaatgttaccTGATATTCTTCAGACTGGTTCAACTTAATCTCATGGCTGT is drawn from Zonotrichia leucophrys gambelii isolate GWCS_2022_RI chromosome 1, RI_Zleu_2.0, whole genome shotgun sequence and contains these coding sequences:
- the UPK1B gene encoding uroplakin-1b isoform X2 — protein: MAKSDDCMHILQGLLVFGNVVIGMCGIALTAECIYVVSNPHGAYPLLKATESSGIYAAAWIGIFVGLALFALSILGIIGVIKASRTLLLVYIILMLITFAFEMASSITAATNQDSLTPNVFLKQMLERYQKSEPNNNSDDEVTKTWDELMRQNHCCGVNGPSDWQNYTSAFRSTHSDADYPWPRACCVLDAKGLPVNLDGCKLGVSGYYNSNGCYDAMSGPVNAHAWGVAWFGFAILCWTFCVLLGTMFYWSGIEY
- the UPK1B gene encoding uroplakin-1b isoform X1, with translation MGLVFLARLHEELKMAKSDDCMHILQGLLVFGNVVIGMCGIALTAECIYVVSNPHGAYPLLKATESSGIYAAAWIGIFVGLALFALSILGIIGVIKASRTLLLVYIILMLITFAFEMASSITAATNQDSLTPNVFLKQMLERYQKSEPNNNSDDEVTKTWDELMRQNHCCGVNGPSDWQNYTSAFRSTHSDADYPWPRACCVLDAKGLPVNLDGCKLGVSGYYNSNGCYDAMSGPVNAHAWGVAWFGFAILCWTFCVLLGTMFYWSGIEY